Proteins from one Anopheles nili chromosome 2, idAnoNiliSN_F5_01, whole genome shotgun sequence genomic window:
- the LOC128730997 gene encoding transcription initiation factor TFIID subunit 5 codes for MAQNKTDLLAVLAVVKKYNLKATEDLLKKEAGLTDIPENVAGEAEVNSVLAAYKSEGDPDIYETSYMELRKFVEESLDIYKHELALILYPVLVHMYIELVYNSHEKQAKRLITKFGPEQEYYYQDELAKLAMVTKRDEMSGNDITDTFKSNAFTIRISRDTLSLLKRHLHEKKASVILNIVNEHMYFDLYEGVARNKAQCDATSGAMTGEAKRQDNKIKVYYGLLKEPDVQTLVAAPPEEDDDMDPDAPDKPKKKKPKKDPLFSKKSKSDPNAPPLDRIPLPKLKDLDKMEKIKSLRESTKRVNLGPDLLPSICMYTLLNANHTVTCADLAEDSSLLAVGFSDSSIKVWSMTPIKLRELKSAEQLKEIDRDADDVLIRMLDDRKAETSRTLHGHSGPIYRTSFSPDRTMLLSCSEDSTIRLWSLHTWTCVVIFKGHQYAVWDVRFSPHGHYFVSCSHDKTARLWATDYHQPLRVFAGHLSDVDVCIFHPNSNYVATGSSDRTVRLWDVCVGNHHRLLTGHKAPIYSLAFSMCGRYLASGSADNRVLIWDLAHGHLIAALTGHTASIHSICFSRDGTILATGGLDCALKLWDFTKLVDDISGENVNVSHNPDVRDGEPYLLRTFPTKQSPFLTLHFTRRNLLLGVGMYELGI; via the exons atggcacaaaacaaaaccgacctGTTGGCGGTGTTGGCTGTGGTGAAAAAGTACAATTTAAAG GCTACCGAAGACTTGCTGAAAAAAGAAGCCGGGCTAACAGATATTCCTGAGAATGTGGCTGGCGAAGCTGAGGTTAACAGTGTCCTGGCGGCGTACAAAAGTGAAGGGGATCCCGACATTTACGAAACGTCGTACATGGAATTGCGCAAATTCGTAGAAGAATCGCTCGACATCTACAAACACGAGCTGGCGCTCATCCTATACCCCGTGCTGGTCCACATGTACATCGAATTGGTGTACAACAGCCATGAGAAGCAAGCCAAACGGTTAATAACAAAGTTTGGCCCGGAACAAGAGTATTACTATCAAGATGAGCTTGCAAAGTTGGCGATGGTTACAAAGCGGGACGAAATGAGCGGGAACGACATCACCGACACATTCAAGTCGAACGCATTCACTATTCGTATATCTCGCGACACGCTGTCGCTGCTGAAACGGCatttgcacgaaaaaaaggcgTCGGTTATTCTAAACATTGTCAATGAGCACATGTACTTCGATTTGTACGAAGGTGTCGCAAGAAATAAGGCTCAGTGTGATGCTACAAGTGGGGCAATGACGGGAGAAGCCAAACGGCAAG ATAACAAAATCAAGGTGTATTACGGTCTGCTAAAGGAACCGGACGTACAGACGTTGGTGGCTGCACCCCCTGAAGAAGACGACGATATGGATCCAGACGCACCGGACaaaccgaagaaaaagaaacccaaaaaagATCCGCTGTTTTCTAAGAAATCGAAATCGGACCCGAATGCGCCTCCTCTGGATCGCATTCCACTGCCCAAGCTGAAGGATCTCGACAAGATGGAGAAAATCAAATCTCTTCGTGAGTCTACGAAACGTGTCAATCTTGGACCGGATCTACTGCCATCCATTTGCATGTACACGTTGTTGAACGCAAATCACACCGTTACCTG TGCGGATTTAGCTGAAGATTCCAGCCTGCTGGCGGTTGGGTTTAGCGACTCATCTATCAAGGTGTGGTCGATGACACCGATTAAGTTGCGCGAGCTGAAGAGTGCGGAGCAACTAAAGGAGATAGATCGCGACGCAGACGATGTACTGATTCGCATGCTGGATGATCGGAAAGCGGAAACCTCTCGCACACTGCACGGTCACAGTGGTCCAATCTACCGTACCTCGTTTTCACCAGACAGAACGATGCTGCTTTCCTGTTCGGAAGACAGTACCATTCGCTTGTGGTCACTGCACACCTGGACATGCGTTGTCATATTTAAAGGCCATCAGTACGCCGTCTGGGACGTTCGATTTTCACCGCACGGTCACTATTTTGTGAGCTGTTCGCACGACAAAACGGCTCGCTTATGGGCTACGGATTACCATCAGCCGCTGCGTGTTTTCGCCGGACACTTGTCGGATGTGGACGTTTGTATATTCCATCCAAACAGCAATTACGTTGCGACGGGATCAAGCGACCGCACAGTGCGCCTGTGGGACGTCTGCGTAGGAAACCATCATCGCCTGCTCACGGGACACAAGGCGCCAATATATTCGCTGGCGTTTTCAATGTGTGGCCGTTACCTCGCCTCGGGATCAGCCGACAACCGGGTGTTGATATGGGATCTTGCTCACGGGCATCTGATCGCGGCGTTGACGGGTCATACCGCTTCCATACACTCGATTTGTTTCAGTCGCGATGGTACGATTCTGGCGACTGGCGGACTCGACTGCGCTCTCAAGCTGTGGGACTTTACCAAGCTCGTCGATGACATAAGCGGAGAAAATGTAAACGTCTCGCACAACCCGGACGTGCGCGATGGTGAACCGTATCTGCTGCGCACGTTTCCCACAAAGCAGTCGCCTTTCCTGACGCTGCATTTCACGCGACGCAACCTGCTCCTCGGAGTCGGTATGTACGAGCTGGGAATCTGA